One part of the uncultured Bacteroides sp. genome encodes these proteins:
- the gcvT gene encoding glycine cleavage system aminomethyltransferase GcvT produces the protein MKTTPFTDKHISLGAKMHEFAGYNMPIEYSGIIDEHLTVCNGVGVFDVSHMGEFWVKGPNALAFLQKVTSNNVAALTIGKAQYTCFPNEDGGIVDDLLVYYYEPEKYMLVVNASNIEKDWNWCVSHNTVGAELENASDKMAQLAVQGPKAIEVLQKLTSVNLSEIPYYSFTTGEFAGYENVIISNTGYTGAGGFELYFYPDCANRIWNTIFEVGAEYGIKPIGLGARDTLRLEMGFCLYGNDLSDTTSPLEAGLGWITKFVDGKDFTNRAFLEKQKTEGVTRKLVAFEVVDKGIPRHGYELVNAEGEKIGEVTSGTISPTRKIGIGMGYVKADYSKPGTEIFISIRGKGIKAVVVKPPFRK, from the coding sequence ATGAAAACCACACCATTTACTGACAAACACATTTCTTTAGGTGCAAAGATGCACGAATTTGCCGGCTATAATATGCCGATTGAATACTCCGGAATTATAGACGAACACCTTACCGTTTGCAATGGAGTGGGGGTGTTTGATGTTTCTCACATGGGTGAATTCTGGGTAAAAGGTCCCAATGCTCTTGCTTTTCTGCAAAAAGTTACTTCCAATAACGTAGCTGCATTGACTATAGGCAAAGCACAGTATACTTGTTTCCCAAACGAAGACGGTGGTATTGTGGATGATTTGCTGGTTTATTATTATGAACCTGAAAAATATATGTTGGTGGTTAATGCCTCTAACATAGAAAAAGACTGGAACTGGTGCGTGAGTCATAATACAGTGGGTGCAGAACTGGAAAATGCTTCCGATAAAATGGCTCAGCTTGCTGTTCAGGGACCAAAGGCTATTGAAGTGTTGCAGAAACTAACATCTGTGAATCTGTCAGAAATTCCATATTACTCCTTTACAACTGGTGAGTTTGCCGGATATGAGAATGTGATTATCTCAAATACCGGGTATACCGGTGCTGGCGGATTTGAACTTTATTTCTATCCTGATTGTGCAAATAGAATATGGAACACAATTTTTGAAGTCGGTGCTGAATATGGGATAAAGCCAATTGGTTTAGGTGCGCGTGATACACTTCGCCTTGAAATGGGATTCTGTCTTTATGGAAATGATTTGAGCGATACTACATCACCATTGGAAGCAGGATTGGGATGGATCACTAAATTTGTAGATGGCAAGGATTTCACTAACCGTGCATTCCTTGAAAAACAAAAAACAGAAGGCGTAACCCGTAAACTGGTTGCGTTTGAAGTGGTAGATAAAGGTATTCCCCGTCATGGATACGAATTGGTAAATGCAGAAGGAGAAAAGATTGGTGAAGTTACTTCCGGAACAATCTCGCCTACTCGTAAGATTGGTATTGGAATGGGGTATGTAAAGGCTGACTACTCTAAACCGGGAACTGAAATATTTATTAGCATTCGCGGAAAAGGAATCAAAGCTGTGGTTGTAAAACCTCCTTTTAGAAAATAA
- a CDS encoding cation:proton antiporter: MSHLPNLIADLALILISAGITTLLFKKLKQPLVLGYIVAGFLVGPHTFLTPTVVDTANIQIWSDIGVIFLLFALGLEFSFKKILKVGGSAIIAACTIIFCMILVGITVGLGFGWQRMDCIFLGGMIAMSSTTIIYKAFDDLGLGKKKFAGLVLSILILEDILAIVLMVVLSTMAVSSSFQGSDLIASISKLVFFLVLWFVVGIFLIPGILKKTRKLMSDETLMIVSLGMCFGMVVLASQVGFSPAFGAFIMGSILAETIEAEHIEHLVKPVKDLFGAIFFVSVGMMVDPSMIVEYALPIAVISLVVILGQTFFGTSGVLLSGQPLRTAMQCGFSLGQIGEFAFIIASLGVTLKVTSHFLYPIVVAVSVITTFLTPYMIRLAEPAYVKVDRSMPRSWKRFLDRYSSGSQTVNYESDWKKLLMAMGRNIVIYSIISIAVIILSFRFVAPVFHNYLPQFWAALCGTIFTVLCISPFLRAIVVKKNHSEEFVTLWEDNHVNRGPLVSTIVLRVVIAVAFVAFVIAHFFKASIGLALGVAVILVFLMVYSRVLKKQSILIERRFIQNLRLRDMHAEYIGSKKPAYAGSLLSRDLHLTDLEIPGESVWAGKTLAELNLGKKYGVHVVSILRGKQRINIPGASVRLFPLDKIQVIGTDEQLNLFSQHMMKEDVVEDNKDLEKSIMTLKQFMININSVFLGKSIRESGIRDKYKCLIVGMERDGNSLRTPDVNAPFQEGDVVWVVGEKEDVYKLVDQKS; encoded by the coding sequence ATGTCACATTTACCGAATCTTATAGCAGACTTAGCGCTTATTCTTATATCTGCCGGAATAACTACGTTGTTATTTAAGAAATTAAAGCAACCGTTAGTCCTGGGATATATTGTTGCGGGATTTTTAGTGGGACCGCATACATTTCTTACGCCTACCGTTGTTGATACAGCTAATATACAAATCTGGTCGGATATTGGTGTAATATTCCTTCTCTTTGCCCTTGGACTGGAATTTAGTTTCAAGAAAATACTGAAAGTAGGAGGATCGGCCATCATTGCTGCCTGTACAATCATCTTTTGCATGATATTGGTAGGTATAACTGTTGGTTTGGGCTTTGGATGGCAACGAATGGACTGCATTTTCCTGGGTGGAATGATTGCAATGTCTTCTACCACCATTATATACAAAGCTTTTGATGATTTAGGATTAGGGAAGAAAAAGTTTGCCGGACTTGTTCTTAGCATATTGATTCTTGAAGATATTCTGGCCATTGTTCTTATGGTTGTACTATCAACAATGGCTGTAAGTAGCAGTTTTCAGGGAAGTGATCTTATTGCCAGTATATCTAAACTTGTATTTTTCCTGGTTCTTTGGTTTGTTGTGGGAATCTTCCTTATTCCCGGAATCCTGAAAAAAACACGTAAGTTGATGAGTGATGAAACACTGATGATTGTTTCTTTGGGTATGTGTTTCGGAATGGTTGTGCTTGCTTCTCAGGTAGGTTTCTCGCCTGCATTTGGTGCTTTTATTATGGGGTCTATATTGGCTGAAACAATTGAGGCCGAACATATAGAACATCTGGTGAAACCTGTGAAAGATCTTTTTGGAGCGATATTCTTTGTTTCAGTAGGTATGATGGTAGATCCTTCAATGATTGTAGAATATGCTCTTCCCATTGCGGTTATCTCACTTGTTGTAATTCTGGGACAGACTTTTTTTGGAACCTCTGGTGTGCTTTTATCCGGACAACCATTGAGGACTGCAATGCAATGCGGATTCAGCTTAGGGCAAATTGGTGAGTTTGCATTTATCATTGCTTCATTAGGCGTAACGTTGAAAGTAACAAGTCATTTCTTATATCCAATCGTAGTTGCGGTTTCTGTAATCACAACTTTCCTTACTCCGTATATGATTCGTCTTGCCGAACCGGCTTACGTAAAGGTTGACCGCTCAATGCCTCGTTCCTGGAAACGGTTCCTCGACCGCTATTCTTCAGGATCGCAGACAGTGAACTATGAGAGTGACTGGAAGAAACTGCTTATGGCTATGGGACGAAACATTGTTATATATTCTATTATAAGTATTGCCGTTATTATATTGTCTTTCCGTTTTGTTGCTCCTGTATTTCATAATTATTTGCCTCAATTTTGGGCGGCATTATGTGGCACAATCTTTACTGTTCTTTGCATATCTCCATTTTTGAGAGCTATTGTAGTAAAGAAGAACCATTCCGAAGAATTTGTTACGTTGTGGGAAGACAACCATGTAAACCGTGGTCCGTTGGTTTCTACTATTGTTTTAAGAGTGGTAATAGCAGTTGCGTTTGTTGCATTTGTTATTGCTCATTTCTTCAAAGCTTCTATAGGATTAGCTCTTGGAGTAGCTGTAATTCTCGTTTTTTTAATGGTATATTCAAGAGTATTGAAAAAGCAGTCTATCCTTATTGAACGCAGATTTATTCAGAATTTACGATTGCGCGATATGCATGCCGAGTATATAGGAAGTAAAAAGCCGGCTTATGCAGGTAGTCTGCTTTCGCGAGACTTGCACCTTACCGATTTAGAAATTCCAGGCGAGTCTGTCTGGGCCGGAAAAACATTGGCAGAACTCAATTTAGGTAAGAAGTATGGTGTACATGTTGTTTCCATTCTTAGAGGAAAGCAACGTATTAATATTCCGGGAGCTTCTGTAAGACTTTTCCCTTTGGACAAGATTCAGGTTATCGGTACTGACGAGCAGTTAAACTTATTTAGTCAGCATATGATGAAGGAAGATGTGGTAGAAGATAATAAAGATTTAGAAAAAAGCATCATGACTTTGAAACAGTTTATGATTAATATTAATTCTGTCTTTCTCGGCAAATCTATTCGTGAATCGGGTATTCGTGACAAATATAAGTGCCTGATTGTGGGGATGGAACGTGATGGTAATTCTCTGAGAACGCCGGATGTGAACGCTCCTTTTCAGGAAGGAGATGTGGTATGGGTTGTGGGTGAAAAAGAGGATGTATACAAATTGGTAGATCAAAAGAGCTAA
- a CDS encoding HIT family protein, with amino-acid sequence MSDPKDCLYCQNNQTLNDLMIEFAQLSVSRAFLFKEQTYRGRCLVAYKDHVNDLNELSDEDRNAFMADVAKVTSAMNKAFHPAKINYGAYSDKLSHLHFHLAPKYEGGPDFGGTFVMNPGKVYLTDAEYQELIDAVKANL; translated from the coding sequence ATGAGTGATCCTAAAGATTGTCTGTATTGCCAAAACAATCAGACTTTGAATGATTTAATGATTGAATTTGCACAATTAAGTGTATCGAGAGCATTCCTTTTTAAGGAACAAACTTATAGAGGTCGTTGCCTGGTAGCATATAAAGATCATGTTAACGATCTTAATGAACTGAGTGATGAAGATCGTAATGCTTTTATGGCTGATGTTGCCAAAGTAACAAGTGCTATGAATAAGGCTTTCCATCCTGCAAAAATTAATTATGGTGCTTATTCGGATAAGTTGTCTCATCTACACTTCCATTTAGCTCCTAAATATGAAGGTGGTCCTGACTTTGGTGGCACATTCGTTATGAATCCGGGTAAGGTTTATCTTACAGATGCTGAATATCAGGAACTGATTGATGCTGTAAAAGCTAATTTGTAA
- a CDS encoding rhamnogalacturonan acetylesterase — translation MKALKLCFIVAFTLFAMTISAQEKTKTTKTQITGEDLLGLKSGADPKKANAGVAGSSRKKGRPVVFIIGDSTVKNGKDNGSNHQWGWGHFFTDYVDTTKVSVENHALGGRSSRTFITEGLWDKVLSAVKPGDYVLVQFGHNDGGSLNMGRARASLKGYADNDTTVVMELTGKEETVHSFGWYMRKYAKDVKAKKATPILLSHIPRNMFTSKDSVAVIRNSEGYGLWTKEAATMEKVPYIDLNKLIADKLDKMGKDAIQTLYYGDHTHTSEAGAILNAQTVAEGIRELKNCKLKDALKK, via the coding sequence ATGAAAGCATTAAAATTATGTTTTATTGTAGCATTTACGCTATTTGCAATGACTATTTCGGCTCAGGAAAAAACCAAAACTACTAAAACTCAAATTACAGGTGAAGATTTATTAGGTTTAAAGTCGGGTGCCGATCCGAAGAAAGCCAATGCCGGAGTTGCCGGATCGTCTAGAAAGAAAGGTCGTCCGGTTGTTTTTATAATAGGTGACTCAACAGTAAAGAATGGAAAAGATAATGGTAGCAATCACCAATGGGGATGGGGACATTTTTTTACTGACTATGTTGATACAACTAAAGTATCAGTGGAAAACCATGCACTAGGCGGACGCAGCAGTCGTACATTTATTACGGAAGGACTTTGGGATAAAGTACTTTCAGCAGTGAAACCTGGAGATTATGTACTTGTTCAGTTTGGACATAACGATGGTGGTTCACTAAATATGGGACGTGCCCGTGCTTCATTGAAAGGATATGCTGATAATGATACCACTGTAGTTATGGAGCTTACCGGGAAAGAAGAGACTGTTCATTCTTTTGGCTGGTATATGCGTAAATACGCAAAGGATGTAAAAGCTAAAAAGGCAACTCCTATCCTATTATCACACATACCTCGCAACATGTTTACTTCTAAAGATAGTGTAGCTGTTATTCGTAATAGCGAAGGCTACGGTCTATGGACTAAAGAAGCTGCAACAATGGAGAAGGTTCCATATATTGATTTGAATAAGCTTATTGCAGATAAACTTGACAAAATGGGTAAAGATGCTATTCAAACATTATATTATGGTGATCATACCCATACATCAGAAGCCGGAGCTATATTAAATGCACAAACTGTTGCCGAAGGTATCCGTGAATTAAAGAACTGCAAGCTGAAAGACGCTTTAAAGAAATAA